The Pectobacterium carotovorum genome includes a window with the following:
- the wecG gene encoding lipopolysaccharide N-acetylmannosaminouronosyltransferase, with the protein MTALKTTETIPLYTIRGLPIHGFRNMAQFVDYLFTGERVETGTLVAINAEKVLTAEKDVALRTLLDRAEYKYADGISIVRSIRRKYPQADVTRIAGADLWEALMERAGKEGTPVFLVGGKPDVLAQTEAKLRAQWNVNIVGSQDGYFAPEQRDALFERIRASGAQIVTVAMGSPRQEILMRDCRHHYPDALYMGVGGTYDVFTGHVKRAPLVWQNLGLEWLYRLLSQPSRIFRQFKLLKYVAYHYSGRL; encoded by the coding sequence ATGACAGCGTTAAAAACCACAGAGACCATTCCTCTGTATACCATTCGTGGTTTGCCCATTCACGGCTTTCGCAATATGGCGCAGTTTGTTGATTACCTGTTTACGGGCGAGCGGGTTGAAACGGGCACGCTCGTCGCGATTAACGCGGAGAAAGTGCTAACAGCAGAGAAAGATGTGGCGCTGCGTACGTTGCTCGATCGCGCAGAATATAAGTATGCGGACGGCATTAGCATTGTGCGCTCCATTCGTCGCAAGTACCCGCAGGCTGATGTCACGCGGATTGCAGGTGCTGATTTGTGGGAAGCGCTAATGGAACGGGCAGGCAAAGAAGGAACGCCGGTTTTTCTGGTGGGCGGCAAACCTGATGTGCTGGCACAAACGGAAGCGAAGCTGCGGGCGCAGTGGAACGTCAATATTGTCGGCAGTCAGGATGGCTATTTTGCGCCAGAGCAGCGCGATGCGTTGTTTGAGCGTATTCGCGCCAGCGGTGCGCAGATTGTTACCGTCGCCATGGGATCGCCACGACAGGAAATTCTGATGCGCGATTGTCGTCACCACTATCCCGACGCCTTGTATATGGGCGTGGGGGGAACGTATGACGTCTTTACCGGGCATGTGAAGCGCGCTCCGCTGGTGTGGCAAAACTTAGGGTTGGAATGGCTGTATCGCTTACTGTCCCAGCCGAGCCGTATTTTTCGGCAATTTAAGCTACTGAAATACGTTGCCTACCATTACAGCGGTCGCCTGTAG
- the thrP gene encoding bifunctional threonine/serine APC transporter ThrP, translating to MAEDVKQEKLHRGLEARHIELIALGGTIGVGLFMGAASALKWAGPSVLLAYIVAGIFVFFIMRSMGEMLFLEPVAGSFAVYAHKYMHPFFGYLTAWGYWFMWMAVGISEITAIGVYVQYWFPDLPQWIPAIAAVALVAGANLAAVRLYGEIEFWFAMIKITTIVVMIVVGVGIIFFGFGNHGQATGFSNLTEHGGFLAGGWKGLLFALCLVVASYQGVELVGITAGEAKNPQVTLKRAINNILWRILIFYVGAIFVIVTIFPWNEIGTSGSPFVLTFAKIGITAAAGIINFVVLTAALSGCNSGMYSCGRMLYSLANNRQLPAWLGKVTASGVPAAGVMISILCLMAGSVLNYIIPNPEKVFVYVYSASVLPGMVPWFVVLISQLRFREQHRAALAAHPFKSILFPWVNYLTMAFLLCVLVGMYINIDTRMSLLVGVAFLAVVSLCYFSLGLGKKTSLAGGES from the coding sequence ATGGCAGAAGATGTAAAGCAGGAAAAACTCCATCGGGGGTTAGAAGCCCGACACATTGAGCTGATTGCGCTGGGTGGCACGATCGGCGTCGGGCTGTTTATGGGCGCGGCCAGCGCACTGAAGTGGGCAGGGCCATCAGTATTGCTGGCTTATATTGTCGCTGGGATCTTCGTTTTCTTCATCATGCGCTCAATGGGCGAAATGCTGTTTCTGGAGCCAGTCGCGGGATCGTTTGCCGTCTACGCGCATAAATACATGCATCCCTTTTTCGGTTATCTCACCGCATGGGGCTATTGGTTTATGTGGATGGCGGTTGGGATTTCGGAAATTACCGCCATTGGCGTATATGTTCAGTATTGGTTCCCCGATTTGCCACAGTGGATACCGGCTATTGCCGCGGTTGCGCTGGTTGCGGGAGCAAACCTTGCGGCAGTCAGACTGTATGGCGAAATCGAATTCTGGTTCGCAATGATAAAAATCACCACCATCGTTGTGATGATCGTTGTCGGCGTTGGCATTATTTTCTTCGGCTTTGGTAATCACGGTCAGGCGACCGGATTCAGTAATCTGACCGAACACGGCGGTTTTCTGGCGGGAGGCTGGAAAGGCCTGCTGTTCGCACTCTGTCTGGTGGTGGCGTCTTATCAGGGTGTTGAGCTGGTAGGGATTACGGCGGGCGAGGCGAAAAATCCGCAGGTGACGCTGAAGCGAGCAATTAACAACATTCTGTGGCGCATCCTGATTTTCTATGTGGGCGCGATCTTCGTTATCGTCACGATTTTCCCCTGGAATGAAATCGGCACGTCCGGCAGCCCGTTTGTGCTGACCTTTGCGAAAATTGGCATTACGGCGGCGGCAGGTATCATCAACTTTGTAGTACTGACGGCTGCGCTGTCCGGCTGTAACAGCGGCATGTATAGCTGTGGGCGTATGCTGTATTCGTTGGCTAACAATCGCCAGCTTCCCGCCTGGTTAGGTAAAGTGACGGCCAGCGGCGTACCGGCTGCGGGTGTCATGATTTCGATTCTGTGCCTGATGGCCGGGTCGGTGCTGAATTACATTATCCCTAACCCGGAAAAAGTGTTTGTTTATGTTTATAGCGCGAGTGTACTACCGGGCATGGTGCCGTGGTTTGTGGTGTTGATTAGCCAACTGCGTTTTCGTGAACAGCATCGTGCCGCGCTGGCCGCACATCCGTTTAAATCGATATTGTTCCCGTGGGTAAACTACCTGACGATGGCATTTTTGCTGTGTGTGCTGGTGGGAATGTACATCAATATCGATACGCGGATGTCTTTATTGGTCGGTGTCGCGTTTTTAGCCGTGGTCAGCCTGTGTTATTTCTCACTGGGACTGGGTAAAAAAACGTCGTTGGCAGGGGGGGAATCGTAG